GATGTTTCAAAATATGAAGAGGTTGAAGCACTGGTTGAAAAGACCGTTACCACTTATGGAAGAATTGACGTCATGTTCAACAATGCCGGAATCGGCCGCGTCACTCCTGTACTAGACCAAGACCTTAAGGATTATCATAGTGTTATTAATGTCAATCAGCACGGTGTTGCCCACGGTATTATTGCGGCAGGTAAAAAAATGCGTGAACTCGGCATCAAAGGTGTCATCATCAATACTGCCTCTGTATTTGGATTCCTGGCTTCCCCAGGTACATTCGCTTATCACGCTTCCAAAGGTGCGGTCATAATGATGACCAAATCGGCAGCACTTGAAATGTCCGTTCACGGTATCCGCGTACTCGCCGTTGCTCCAGGTGCTGTAGATACCCCAATTATCCAAGGATATAAAGACCAAGGAATGGTCGATGAGATGAAGAGCAAAGTCATGGGTAACAAATTAACGCTACCTGAACAAGTTGCTGATACCGTCTACTTGCTCTCCTTGCCAGAAGCTAGCGCAATTAACGGTAGTGTTGTTATGGCGGATGAAGGTTATGCTTCATTTAAATAAAAATGATAAATAAAAAATCCAAGGCTCCCCGCGCGGGATGTCCTTGGATTTTTTTATGCTACTCCCATGTTCTTTGTTCATTAATTTCCAGCTTACGTTTAAATGCCTGATCCAAATCAATATCCAGCTTATTGGCCAGATCAAAAATATTCCACACCACGTCGTACATCTCAAATCCCAAGTTTTCTTTCTTCTCTGCACCGGGGTCGAAGGATACGGATAACACCTCTTTGGACAATTCCCCCACCTCAGTCATTAAGTACAGCATTCTCTGCTCAATGGAGCTCGTGTCAAAACCTTTGGTTTCACTGAACTTCTTCACATACTGTTGAAACTCAGATGTATTCATTTCGTTACGCCTCGCTTTTAGGGTATAAAGTTATGTAGTTTATAAAAACGATGTCATGCGATTAGCCTAGCTCATTCCTTTATTATTATCCATTTGTTCGAAGAAAACAAACTCTCCGTCATTACAAAAAAACGATTCTTCAGATCATTGAAGAATCGCTAAGAAAATTTATTTACTTGCTACTGTTTCAGCCACTATCTACGCCTATGTCGGACATTTCACTGGGCGTTAATCCGCAAGTGCACGGCCAATTTCATCGTCGAACGTGCCGCATCAGTAACGGCGGGACTCTTCATCATTATTCATTTATTATTCGCCGAGCTGCTCCTTGAGCTGCGCAATTTCTGTTTCCATGAAGGCAACACGTTTATTCAACTCGGCGATATAGTTTCTTTGAGCCTCTTGGTCTGCTGCGCTTGTTAGGTCGGCCGCAGTAGTTTCCGCCAGTTGGATGGCTTCTTTGAGAACTTGAACGCTTGATTCTGCCCCTGCTAATCTTTCCCGGAGTTTAGCCGCTGCAATACTTGCTTTCAGCGCCTTCTCAGTCTCCTTACTCTCCAATATTATCGTCTTTCCTTCAACCGTCAACCCTACTCCCGTCGCTTCGGACATCGTGCGCACAGGTACGTAGGCCGAGTTATTTACTACAATTGCATCTGCAATCTTCTTTCCGGCTTGTTTTATAGTATACATTCCGGAAACTTTAGCGCCAATTAAAGACGAGCTTGCTGAGAATCCTATTGAACCACCAAGTAACAGCGCCGCTGCTACAATCCCTACTATTTTCTTCTTCATATCTACGAACCTCCTGAGCTTATCATTCTTCCAATTATAACCAATATATTCGTAACATGAAAGATATACTAAGAGACTCTGCCACAGCCAACTCAACTACTGGCCATATGTAATCTAGCTATAAAACGCCATCTGGACAGGCGTGATCCAATTGTTCTAAGTTGGATTTTTCGATTTCACGAACAACTTTAATTCGAAATGATTGATGTTAGCTGTAAACAGTGTTACTCTATCAACGGTAAACTCAAAATTTATGATCTTCAATCCTTCTATTCATATTTACTAATTCTGTATAAAGAAAGGTAATACTATGATAAAAGTTGATAACTTATCCTTCTCATTTCCGCAAAAAGAACTATATAAAAACATTACATTTACGCTTGAAGAGGCACAACATTGCGCTTTTATAGGAACAAGTGGCAGTGGTAAAAGTACACTGATCGATATACTGATGGATCCAGAAAAATATTTGTTCGAAGGCAAGTTAGAAATTGACCCAACCTGCAAAATTGGATATGTAAGTCAGTTCTCACAAGTAGACAGAAGTAAAGAAACAACCGTTTTTGAATATATAGGAGAAGAATTTATTAAGATACAAAATGAAATAACAACTATTCTCTCTGAAATGGAAACATCATCAGATATTGATTCATTACTCGAAAAGTATCAATTAGCTCTAGATGCCTTTGATTTAATGGATGGAAATGATTTTGAAAGCAATATTAATAAGAAACTAAATTTAGCCAACCTTTTGAAGCTAAAAGATGCTAAGGTATCCGACCTAAGCGGTGGGGAATTCAAGCTTATTCAAGTGATGAAGGAAATGCTGACTCGTCCAGACTTAATGATTATGGATGAGCCCGATGTATTTTTAGATTTTGAAAACCTAAATGCACTTAAAAATCTTATTAATGCTCACAAAGGAATATTGTTAGTTGTTACGCATAACCGTTATCTATTGAATCATTGTTTTAACAAAATTATACACCTTGAAAACATGGAGATCCAAGAGTTCGATGGGCGATATATTGAGTATAACTTCTCATTACTTCAGACAAAAATTGAGCTACAAGAAATCGCAGTCGCTGAACAAGAAGAAATTGAGAGATACGATGACATTATTGATAATCTTAGAGCGATCGCAACCTATAATTCAGAAGCATCTAGAGGAAGAGCGTTAAAAGCTAGGGTTAAGTTTCAAGAAAGATTGGAAGCGCGAAAAATTAAAGCGCCATTCGTTGATATTAAGCAACCGGAAATCAGTTTTGGTGTGGACAATGAAATTGAAGAAGACATCACTGTTTTAAATGTGAATAATTATAGTGTTTCCTTTGATGAGTTGATTTTAGAAAATGTTAACTTTGAGATGAAACCTACAGATAAAGTAGCCCTTATCGGTCCAAACGGTACCGGGAAAACGACTTTACTTCGAGATATCTTTAAAAATAATCATGATTCAATTAA
This Paenibacillus sp. FSL R5-0345 DNA region includes the following protein-coding sequences:
- a CDS encoding SDR family NAD(P)-dependent oxidoreductase, which encodes MTDKRVAVITGGASGIGKQTAIKFASKGDQMVVADFNQQLGEETVAQIIKDGGEAIFVKTDVSKYEEVEALVEKTVTTYGRIDVMFNNAGIGRVTPVLDQDLKDYHSVINVNQHGVAHGIIAAGKKMRELGIKGVIINTASVFGFLASPGTFAYHASKGAVIMMTKSAALEMSVHGIRVLAVAPGAVDTPIIQGYKDQGMVDEMKSKVMGNKLTLPEQVADTVYLLSLPEASAINGSVVMADEGYASFK
- a CDS encoding MazG nucleotide pyrophosphohydrolase domain-containing protein; the protein is MNTSEFQQYVKKFSETKGFDTSSIEQRMLYLMTEVGELSKEVLSVSFDPGAEKKENLGFEMYDVVWNIFDLANKLDIDLDQAFKRKLEINEQRTWE
- a CDS encoding ABC-F family ATP-binding cassette domain-containing protein; translation: MIKVDNLSFSFPQKELYKNITFTLEEAQHCAFIGTSGSGKSTLIDILMDPEKYLFEGKLEIDPTCKIGYVSQFSQVDRSKETTVFEYIGEEFIKIQNEITTILSEMETSSDIDSLLEKYQLALDAFDLMDGNDFESNINKKLNLANLLKLKDAKVSDLSGGEFKLIQVMKEMLTRPDLMIMDEPDVFLDFENLNALKNLINAHKGILLVVTHNRYLLNHCFNKIIHLENMEIQEFDGRYIEYNFSLLQTKIELQEIAVAEQEEIERYDDIIDNLRAIATYNSEASRGRALKARVKFQERLEARKIKAPFVDIKQPEISFGVDNEIEEDITVLNVNNYSVSFDELILENVNFEMKPTDKVALIGPNGTGKTTLLRDIFKNNHDSIKIHDDVKVAYLSQLQDEVLKDSNTILEDFIDAGFATYDEIRAHLSNYGFEGEILNQKIESLSGGEKNILQLAKVSASKANLLLLDEPTSHLDTYTQIALEKAIEDYKGAILMISHDFYSVVNGMDYVLIIDDKTIRKMSMRKFRKMIYASHFDKDYLENEQNKKTVEMKIELALKDNNFELAKGMVDELEELIKLL